One Spinacia oleracea cultivar Varoflay chromosome 4, BTI_SOV_V1, whole genome shotgun sequence DNA segment encodes these proteins:
- the LOC110778593 gene encoding NAC domain-containing protein 10-like: MADKQIIANNERQQHQRQPQQPQQPPILGYPGLKFDPCDHELIKNFLEKKINGIELRYNPMYEVNIYEYHPRDLTERCNPQGKNDVWYFFTTREKRNKFGVRPARNVGDNGFWKAMGSDIKIRDDVDENKVIGLRKSLNYFEGRQSGVDKSETTTEWRMHEYQTIDQVESSKAKIEEQKRNRHAPTSMRLDVVLCKIFCKKEAA; the protein is encoded by the exons ATGGCGGATAAACAAATTATTGCGAACAATGAACGACAACAACACCAGCGACAACCCCAACAACCCCAACAACCACCAATACTGGGTTATCCAGGTCTCAAATTTGATCCCTGTGATCATGAACTCATTAAAAACTTTCTCGAGAAGAAGATCAACGGCATTGAGTTGCGCTATAATCCCATGTATGAAGTTAATATCTACGAATACCATCCTCGAGATCTTACTG AAAGATGCAACCCACAAGGAAAGAATGATGTATGGTACTTTTTTACAACAAGGGAAAAAAGGAACAAGTTTGGGGTCCGTCCAGCTCGGAATGTCGGAGATAATGGATTCTGGAAAGCTATGGGATCTGATATAAAAATCAGGGATGATGTTGATGAGAATAAAGTGATCGGACTCCGAAAGTCTTTGAATTACTTCGAAGGAAGACAGTCAGGTGTTGACAAGAGTGAGACGACCACAGAGTGGAGGATGCATGAATATCAAACCATAGATCAAGTTGAATCCTCCAAAGCCAAAATCGAAGAACAAAAAAGGAACAGACATGCACCTACCAGTATGAGG TTGGATGTTGTGCTATGCAAAATCTTTTGCAAGAAGGAAGCAGCCTGA